A portion of the Thermoplasmata archaeon genome contains these proteins:
- a CDS encoding signal recognition particle protein Srp19 — MTYDPDVAITLWPEYFDKNLTRSQGRRLPKELCVDNPDLDIIAKGAMILDLEYEILEDMSYPKFPREKHGCVRVERTDMSKTELLPKIAEVLVKNQ, encoded by the coding sequence ATGACATACGATCCGGATGTAGCAATCACCCTATGGCCAGAGTATTTTGACAAGAATCTGACCAGGTCTCAAGGCAGAAGACTCCCCAAGGAGCTCTGCGTAGATAATCCGGATTTGGACATCATCGCGAAAGGTGCAATGATCCTGGACCTCGAATACGAGATCCTCGAGGATATGTCTTACCCCAAGTTCCCCCGCGAGAAGCACGGATGCGTTCGCGTGGAGAGGACCGACATGTCCAAGACCGAACTCCTGCCCAAGATCGCTGAAGTCCTAGTCAAGAACCAATGA